In Chloroflexota bacterium, a single window of DNA contains:
- a CDS encoding GNAT family N-acetyltransferase yields the protein MTNSDERTAVRQFIDEASPADAFAAYYALHHNPSRVSLFTHRDSANRIDGFLVQAQTGMDLFRPVVSVRAASDQAALSLFQTGLAPNRAYYLTAPLSLANAVNQHLIITDPELLLIYRLDPAKFEPQINVMVVSNPTPDGWPRFEINANGVAVASAGVNWRSPRFAEVYVYTETAARSRGWGKAVLSALTAALIKDGRLPLYFVNEQNTASIRLAESVGFVDTGAREYTGQASLKG from the coding sequence ATGACTAACTCTGATGAACGCACAGCAGTGCGCCAATTTATTGATGAGGCTTCACCTGCCGACGCTTTTGCCGCCTATTACGCATTGCATCACAACCCTAGCCGCGTCTCTCTGTTTACGCATCGCGACTCAGCGAATCGAATTGACGGATTTTTAGTTCAGGCACAGACCGGCATGGATCTGTTCCGGCCCGTCGTCTCAGTCCGGGCCGCCTCTGATCAGGCGGCCCTTTCCCTGTTCCAAACCGGACTCGCGCCCAACCGGGCCTATTACCTGACTGCGCCGCTCTCGCTGGCAAACGCCGTCAACCAACATCTCATCATTACCGATCCCGAATTGTTGTTGATCTACCGCCTCGACCCGGCGAAGTTCGAGCCGCAGATCAACGTCATGGTAGTCTCAAACCCGACGCCTGATGGCTGGCCGCGATTCGAGATCAACGCCAACGGCGTCGCCGTTGCCAGCGCCGGCGTCAACTGGCGCTCGCCCCGGTTCGCCGAAGTCTATGTTTACACTGAAACGGCGGCCCGGAGCCGTGGCTGGGGCAAAGCCGTGCTCTCGGCGCTGACCGCCGCGCTGATCAAAGACGGGCGACTACCACTCTACTTTGTCAACGAGCAGAACACGGCCTCCATTCGGCTGGCGGAAAGCGTGGGGTTCGTGGATACTGGCGCCAGAGAATATACCGGGCAAGCCTCTCTCAAAGGATGA
- a CDS encoding glycoside hydrolase family 1 protein, with product MTIIATHTFPRGFKWGTATAAHQVEGGATNSDWAVWEKQPGNINEGGTAAVACDWWSGRWREDFDRAAADGQTAHRLSVDWSRIEPRLAVWDEEALDHYREMVKGLRERGLEPLVTLHHFTNPLWLAEKGGWENSAVVGYFERFARKVVKALSDYVDVWCTINEINIFAYQSYLVGLWPPQKKDIQLYFKVIRHVLLAHTAAYRVIHELQPAAKVGIAHHLQLIDPAKPESAPDGWVSRLQHRLFNEAIPQALHTGKLFFPLGRVNERLPELAGTMDYMGVNYYSRRRSTFDLSQPAALFGRTFHTPEAELDHLGLNELYPEGLYRAIKWAARFKKPIMITENGWGDEDEGRRNRAMILHLRQLWSAINFNWPVTAYYYWTLVDNFEWERGWSQRFGLYELDLATQERRPRPAAKLYAEVCQTNTLSSEMAARYAPELLPTMFPG from the coding sequence ATGACGATCATAGCCACCCATACTTTTCCGCGCGGTTTCAAATGGGGAACAGCCACTGCCGCCCACCAGGTGGAAGGCGGAGCGACTAACAGCGATTGGGCCGTTTGGGAAAAACAGCCCGGTAACATCAACGAGGGCGGCACGGCGGCAGTGGCCTGCGACTGGTGGAGCGGACGCTGGCGCGAGGATTTTGATCGCGCCGCCGCCGACGGCCAAACAGCCCACCGGCTGAGCGTGGATTGGAGCCGCATTGAACCCCGGCTGGCCGTTTGGGACGAAGAGGCGCTCGATCATTATCGTGAAATGGTCAAAGGCTTGCGCGAGCGCGGCCTGGAGCCATTGGTCACTCTGCATCACTTCACGAATCCGTTGTGGCTGGCTGAGAAGGGCGGATGGGAGAACTCCGCAGTCGTTGGCTACTTTGAGCGGTTTGCGCGCAAAGTGGTAAAAGCATTAAGCGACTATGTTGATGTTTGGTGCACGATCAATGAGATCAATATCTTCGCTTATCAAAGCTATCTGGTGGGCCTGTGGCCGCCACAAAAGAAAGACATCCAGCTTTACTTCAAAGTCATTCGCCACGTGTTGTTGGCGCACACGGCGGCTTATCGAGTCATCCACGAACTTCAGCCGGCGGCAAAGGTGGGGATCGCCCACCACCTGCAACTGATCGATCCGGCCAAACCGGAGTCCGCGCCTGATGGCTGGGTGTCGCGCCTGCAGCACCGGCTCTTCAACGAGGCGATCCCGCAGGCGCTTCACACCGGGAAATTATTTTTTCCGCTGGGCCGGGTCAACGAACGCTTGCCAGAGTTGGCCGGGACGATGGACTACATGGGCGTCAACTACTATTCGCGCCGCCGCTCGACGTTTGATCTCTCACAACCTGCCGCCTTGTTCGGGCGCACGTTTCACACACCGGAAGCAGAGCTGGATCATTTAGGTCTCAATGAACTTTACCCTGAAGGGCTGTACCGGGCGATCAAGTGGGCGGCCAGGTTCAAAAAGCCAATTATGATTACCGAGAACGGCTGGGGCGATGAAGACGAAGGCCGGCGCAACCGGGCGATGATTCTGCACTTGCGGCAGTTGTGGTCGGCCATCAACTTCAACTGGCCGGTGACAGCTTATTATTATTGGACGCTGGTGGACAATTTTGAGTGGGAGCGCGGCTGGTCGCAACGCTTTGGCCTGTACGAGCTTGACCTGGCGACGCAGGAACGCCGGCCACGCCCGGCGGCCAAACTCTACGCCGAGGTTTGCCAGACCAATACGCTGAGTTCGGAGATGGCGGCCCGTTACGCGCCTGAGCTTCTGCCGACAATGTTTCCGGGGTGA